The following are encoded together in the Falsiruegeria litorea R37 genome:
- a CDS encoding alpha/beta fold hydrolase has product MSGAARARAPGAFLRLNHGLTHYELDDDATRPLLICIHGWSTASYVWDPLKPLLRAQGYRVLSYDLYGRGFSDRPKVAQTAKLFTHQLTELLDRLSLNTQPLNVVGYSMGGAIAARFVSERMHQVERLLLIAPAGMAVRAPGLRAFAQRYPRLTDPHILALLPPVLRRQFQNASKGFKDDPTVQLIANKQMRELSYRGYLPSLLSSLKGVLATRMQAEHEAITRSPVAVRAIFASEDTTIPHPQAKALFDQWTAGADQVSHIMTGAGHALAYTHAQQILQSVRDFLSEAP; this is encoded by the coding sequence ATGTCAGGCGCTGCACGTGCCCGCGCACCTGGGGCATTCCTGCGGCTCAATCACGGTCTGACCCACTATGAACTCGACGATGACGCAACGCGCCCCCTGCTCATTTGTATCCACGGGTGGTCAACGGCAAGCTATGTTTGGGATCCTCTGAAACCCCTGCTAAGAGCACAAGGCTATCGTGTTCTATCTTACGACCTATACGGTCGCGGGTTCTCGGACCGACCGAAGGTCGCTCAGACGGCCAAGCTGTTCACCCACCAATTGACCGAATTGCTGGACAGGCTGTCGCTGAACACCCAGCCTCTGAACGTTGTCGGCTATTCGATGGGCGGCGCGATTGCGGCCCGCTTTGTGAGTGAACGAATGCACCAGGTAGAGCGCCTTTTGTTGATCGCTCCCGCGGGCATGGCCGTTCGCGCACCGGGACTTAGGGCCTTTGCCCAGCGCTATCCCAGATTAACCGACCCGCATATCTTGGCGCTTTTGCCGCCCGTACTGCGGCGACAATTTCAAAATGCCTCAAAGGGTTTCAAGGATGATCCAACGGTGCAGCTTATTGCCAATAAGCAGATGCGCGAATTGAGCTATCGCGGATACTTACCGTCTCTTCTGTCCTCATTGAAAGGTGTGTTGGCCACTAGGATGCAGGCAGAACACGAAGCGATTACACGGTCACCCGTCGCTGTTCGGGCCATTTTTGCGTCCGAAGACACAACCATTCCACATCCACAGGCCAAAGCGTTGTTCGATCAATGGACCGCAGGAGCGGATCAGGTGAGTCACATCATGACCGGCGCGGGTCACGCCCTGGCCTATACGCACGCACAGCAAATATTGCAGAGTGTTCGTGACTTTCTGTCCGAAGCGCCATGA
- a CDS encoding trypsin-like serine peptidase, whose amino-acid sequence MAISPRDLGLENIQESLDRLSVRKDKWRKALQKIARGNGHSAESADRRLKAELRQRAMDEIESPEPQKFLQLTPGLGQEGHIGPRNNILSGEFLEIGILTARSVCRIAQGLKTGTGFLVGNSVVVTNHHVIGGPEQARNSVFEFLFDDNSIGTPRSTVSFVADVDHFFWSDEDLDICFLGLQGLADIKSFGWLPLLREEGKALMGDPTNIIQHPEGEKKRLVVHDSIFALVDNGTDADAFCWYTGDTNQGSSGSPVLNSRWEVLAVHHKSIPDTDVNGNVLDVNGKKIAEDRFAENAAEVHWLANEGVRVSRIVKKFEAASFDNEQYTAVRDGLLELWSDPLVTDRARMASFEGMNGQI is encoded by the coding sequence ATGGCAATTTCACCGCGTGACTTGGGATTGGAGAATATTCAGGAAAGCCTGGACCGCCTTTCAGTGCGCAAGGATAAGTGGCGGAAAGCCTTGCAGAAAATTGCAAGAGGGAACGGCCACTCGGCAGAGAGTGCCGACCGTCGACTGAAGGCAGAATTGCGCCAAAGGGCGATGGATGAAATCGAATCACCTGAACCGCAGAAGTTCCTGCAATTGACCCCCGGCCTGGGGCAGGAAGGGCATATCGGACCCCGCAACAACATTCTGTCCGGAGAGTTTCTGGAGATCGGAATTCTGACAGCGCGATCGGTCTGCCGGATTGCACAAGGGCTGAAAACAGGTACGGGTTTTTTGGTAGGAAACAGCGTTGTCGTGACCAATCACCACGTCATCGGGGGTCCGGAACAAGCTCGGAACAGTGTTTTCGAATTTCTGTTTGATGACAACAGTATAGGGACACCCCGCAGCACCGTGAGTTTTGTCGCGGATGTGGATCACTTCTTTTGGAGCGATGAAGACCTGGATATCTGTTTTTTGGGCCTGCAAGGTTTGGCGGATATCAAATCCTTTGGCTGGCTGCCGCTGTTGCGAGAAGAGGGAAAGGCGTTGATGGGGGATCCCACCAACATCATTCAGCATCCCGAAGGCGAAAAGAAACGGTTGGTCGTGCATGACAGTATTTTTGCGCTTGTCGACAACGGAACCGACGCCGATGCGTTCTGTTGGTATACGGGGGACACCAACCAGGGCAGTTCGGGATCGCCAGTGCTGAACAGCCGATGGGAGGTTTTGGCAGTTCACCACAAGTCGATCCCCGATACGGATGTGAATGGCAATGTTCTTGACGTCAACGGAAAGAAAATCGCCGAAGACAGATTTGCTGAAAATGCGGCCGAGGTTCACTGGCTAGCCAATGAAGGCGTGCGTGTATCGCGAATTGTGAAAAAGTTTGAGGCAGCCAGCTTTGATAACGAGCAATACACAGCAGTACGTGATGGGTTGTTGGAATTGTGGTCTGATCCTTTGGTTACGGACCGTGCCCGGATGGCTTCTTTTGAAGGGATGAATGGACAGATTTGA
- a CDS encoding calcium-binding protein, whose product MTNLLQDADEKLTFDQYAVSDHWLGEIDEDGRPILSTSVETVLDVPYELEFNLAANLAADVQNVTVEVFFGGESIGRFLHEGGVFETYTFELTGTGGTSDLDFKITGVNSGSDEAIDTSGVVPSYEKTMSFLGSDVTVQAFAPGQNFIYQVLNGQLVKFDLETNSYTEAETPAAVNVNAIGYATEQDLIYGLARSDGVDAVGKSISRNDVIAMDATGKTYAASPGIMGSYIGDVDDQGNLWTFSGNLNRAVVYDLSETNPDGSLVTQTLDLPSLGMSTRGLADLAYLPSSQTFFGVAHGGSAGQPGTLVLIDISEVSFGGEPMVTTQEIVGTIVDGVQKSGIPSSAFGATMVDGDGNVYIGANNADHDLDPSTPTQGGFYKITTGDDGALYMELLADAPKVSSNDGALDTRGVDPFLGIDSSSTVLLRSPVLSVAVAEDDYVKLAAKGDAVTVDLLANDDVSDGESLTLTHLNGAEVAEGDTLTLVNGELVTYLGNGVISVSPGSTPRDVVAELTYSIRNESGITDTATVTFATSPVQGTAQSDHMVGFTDADGTHIDGPDGLNDVILGYGGKDKIFAGHGDDDIYGGAGNDFIRAQSGDDLIYGEADNDVLDGGAGNDTMFGGTGNDTYFVDASGDVVSEDGGDGTDTVKSKVDFTLGDGFENLWLAKSSAADVGVGNSLRNMIVGAQNDDVIDGKDGNDNLIGGAGDDEIHGGDGHDKLHGNDGADELWGGSGNDKLHGGSGNDVAYGGDGDDILCPGEGDDIMFGGAGRDLLSGNAGADTAYGGLGDDTYKVSDVFDTIVEYAGEGHDVVHATADFSLSDHVEDLLFFKDGDFDGDGNALDNRLIGNVGNNALSGNGGDDYINGMIGDDILEGGLGADKLLGGAGNDHIAGGGGADTLSGGEGADVINGGLGDDFLYGDAGSDVFEFSVDDGRDLIKAFDTAEDTLRFLGVEPDAITWAEVDRGISIDYGNDASVVLGGLTFDQADDIEFFFL is encoded by the coding sequence ATGACCAATCTGCTTCAGGATGCAGACGAAAAACTCACTTTTGACCAGTACGCTGTGTCAGACCATTGGCTGGGCGAGATCGATGAAGATGGTCGACCGATACTATCAACATCCGTTGAGACTGTTTTGGATGTTCCATACGAGCTGGAGTTCAATTTGGCGGCCAACCTTGCCGCTGATGTTCAGAACGTCACGGTTGAGGTCTTCTTTGGGGGCGAAAGCATTGGGCGCTTTCTTCATGAAGGCGGGGTTTTCGAAACATATACCTTTGAGCTTACTGGAACGGGCGGCACATCGGATTTGGACTTCAAGATTACAGGTGTGAATTCGGGATCAGACGAAGCAATCGATACATCTGGGGTTGTTCCGTCCTACGAAAAGACGATGAGCTTTCTGGGCTCTGACGTGACTGTCCAAGCCTTCGCGCCAGGACAGAACTTTATCTACCAAGTCCTCAACGGGCAGTTGGTGAAATTTGATCTTGAAACCAACAGCTACACCGAAGCCGAGACGCCCGCAGCGGTCAACGTCAATGCCATTGGCTATGCGACTGAACAGGATCTGATCTACGGCCTTGCCCGCTCGGACGGCGTTGATGCTGTCGGGAAATCCATTTCCCGCAACGATGTCATCGCGATGGATGCAACAGGCAAAACCTATGCGGCGTCACCTGGCATCATGGGGTCCTACATCGGGGACGTTGACGATCAGGGAAACCTTTGGACGTTCAGTGGAAACTTGAACAGGGCTGTTGTGTATGACCTGTCCGAAACCAACCCGGACGGCTCGCTGGTCACGCAGACATTGGACCTGCCTTCTTTGGGGATGTCCACCAGGGGCCTCGCCGATTTGGCGTATTTACCGTCGTCACAGACGTTTTTCGGCGTAGCCCATGGCGGTTCAGCGGGTCAGCCCGGCACTTTGGTGTTGATCGACATTTCCGAAGTCAGCTTTGGTGGTGAGCCCATGGTGACGACCCAAGAAATCGTGGGGACCATCGTGGATGGCGTACAAAAGTCCGGAATCCCGTCAAGCGCGTTTGGGGCAACCATGGTGGATGGAGATGGCAACGTGTACATTGGCGCCAACAACGCCGATCACGATCTTGACCCTTCGACACCGACCCAAGGCGGATTCTACAAGATCACAACCGGGGATGACGGTGCGCTCTACATGGAACTTCTTGCCGATGCCCCCAAGGTATCGAGCAATGACGGCGCCCTCGACACACGCGGGGTAGATCCGTTCCTTGGGATCGACTCGTCATCAACCGTTCTGTTGCGCTCGCCCGTTCTGTCGGTTGCTGTCGCAGAAGACGACTATGTGAAGCTGGCCGCAAAGGGTGATGCGGTAACAGTCGATCTTTTGGCCAACGATGACGTCAGCGATGGAGAGAGCCTGACGCTGACCCATTTGAATGGTGCGGAAGTCGCCGAAGGTGACACTCTCACGCTCGTCAACGGAGAGTTGGTGACATATCTGGGGAACGGCGTGATTTCGGTATCGCCAGGGAGCACCCCGCGGGATGTCGTCGCCGAGTTGACGTATTCCATCCGCAATGAAAGCGGCATCACGGACACAGCAACGGTTACATTCGCCACCTCTCCGGTGCAGGGCACGGCCCAGAGCGATCACATGGTCGGGTTCACGGATGCCGATGGCACACACATAGACGGACCAGACGGTCTGAACGACGTGATCCTTGGCTATGGCGGCAAGGACAAGATCTTTGCAGGCCATGGGGATGACGACATCTATGGCGGAGCTGGCAATGACTTCATCCGGGCGCAAAGCGGCGATGACCTTATCTATGGCGAGGCAGATAACGATGTCCTCGACGGGGGAGCAGGTAACGACACGATGTTTGGCGGTACTGGCAACGACACATACTTTGTCGATGCAAGTGGAGACGTCGTCTCTGAGGACGGCGGAGATGGGACCGACACCGTAAAGTCAAAAGTCGATTTCACTTTGGGCGACGGGTTTGAAAACCTGTGGCTTGCGAAGAGCTCGGCAGCGGATGTCGGCGTCGGAAATTCTCTTCGCAACATGATCGTTGGGGCTCAAAACGACGACGTCATCGATGGAAAGGATGGCAACGACAACTTGATCGGCGGGGCCGGAGACGACGAAATTCATGGCGGCGACGGGCATGACAAGTTGCACGGAAACGACGGCGCCGATGAACTCTGGGGGGGATCCGGGAACGACAAGCTTCATGGCGGATCTGGAAACGATGTCGCCTACGGTGGCGACGGAGACGATATTTTGTGTCCGGGCGAAGGCGACGACATCATGTTCGGTGGCGCAGGGCGGGACTTGCTTTCAGGCAACGCGGGCGCAGATACGGCCTATGGCGGTTTGGGTGACGATACCTACAAGGTTTCGGACGTATTCGACACGATTGTCGAGTACGCAGGGGAGGGACATGACGTGGTGCACGCCACAGCAGATTTCTCTCTCTCCGACCATGTTGAAGATTTGCTGTTCTTCAAAGACGGCGACTTTGATGGCGACGGAAACGCGCTTGATAATCGTCTGATCGGGAACGTCGGAAACAACGCGCTGTCGGGGAATGGCGGCGACGACTACATAAACGGAATGATCGGTGACGACATTCTCGAAGGGGGCCTTGGGGCGGACAAGCTCTTAGGGGGCGCAGGAAACGATCACATAGCCGGAGGAGGCGGTGCCGATACGCTTAGCGGCGGAGAAGGGGCAGACGTAATCAATGGCGGCCTCGGAGATGATTTTCTGTATGGTGACGCAGGCTCGGATGTCTTCGAGTTCTCGGTCGATGACGGTCGTGACCTGATCAAAGCCTTCGACACAGCAGAAGACACCCTTCGGTTTCTGGGTGTTGAACCAGACGCCATCACCTGGGCCGAAGTTGATCGCGGAATTTCAATTGATTACGGGAACGATGCGTCCGTAGTGTTGGGCGGTTTGACGTTCGATCAAGCAGACGACATCGAATTCTTCTTCCTTTGA
- a CDS encoding dienelactone hydrolase family protein, giving the protein MTEQVDMSEFRPPQFMGTAIQRPVYVSETGDRPLIVLHELPGMSPSFIQYCRDMVGEGFKVYMPLIFKSPGTDMGKMATVAFCLSREFRDLFSAEGGSNARPFTAWLLELVQEVSDNHPDENVGVIGMCLTGGFAIAAIAEPQVQAVAACQPSAPFIFNIETLGLSETERQNVKASKAEKAIPCVKAYRYQKDSICRESHMTAAKTLLGPSMERFPDLPGKGHSTLTSDTRDEGVYQDVLAFLNQRL; this is encoded by the coding sequence ATGACAGAGCAAGTGGACATGTCTGAATTTCGACCCCCACAGTTCATGGGAACAGCCATCCAGCGGCCAGTTTATGTGAGCGAGACCGGAGACAGGCCGCTGATCGTTCTGCACGAATTGCCGGGCATGTCGCCTAGTTTCATTCAGTATTGCCGCGATATGGTTGGCGAAGGGTTCAAGGTTTACATGCCGCTGATCTTCAAGTCGCCAGGGACAGACATGGGTAAAATGGCGACGGTGGCCTTTTGCCTAAGCCGCGAATTTCGTGACTTGTTCTCGGCCGAAGGCGGATCAAACGCGCGCCCCTTCACCGCCTGGCTTCTGGAATTGGTTCAAGAGGTTTCCGACAATCACCCGGACGAAAATGTTGGTGTGATCGGCATGTGTTTGACCGGCGGTTTCGCGATTGCCGCCATCGCAGAGCCACAAGTGCAAGCTGTCGCCGCGTGCCAACCCTCTGCACCGTTCATCTTCAACATCGAAACCTTGGGATTGTCCGAAACCGAACGTCAAAACGTGAAGGCCAGCAAGGCTGAAAAGGCGATTCCGTGTGTGAAAGCGTACCGCTACCAGAAAGACAGCATTTGCAGAGAGTCGCACATGACCGCTGCAAAAACGCTACTGGGACCGTCGATGGAGCGGTTCCCTGATCTTCCTGGCAAAGGGCACTCGACACTTACCTCGGATACGCGTGACGAAGGTGTGTATCAGGATGTTCTGGCTTTCTTGAACCAGCGTCTCTAG
- a CDS encoding S8 family serine peptidase: MAYEWKPETVVGDAPIDAVTFTRLAFGAPWVPDGAWWSAMIELNETSIDEFEHAVQQHFAQDLLVPAAYDVNDRSARPGRQYVAIFARRALLEDLNRHGNGYGVVNVHLGMVTSADWLNFDAQPNVVSSIEVAPDTIVTGMIDDGLGIAHELFRKSDGSTRVDYCAVLPTPPDVTDAHTSQGRALDACLIDRLLQDLTWSDLLDEELFYTQTGQIDLGAAMFSPVSLQRSHGTHVMGLSTGYAPVANVTSRPIICAVLPPRVVEDTSGISLLPSLCLALQMLSKRASRFQTDGHPVPFVLNFSYGNFSGPHDGTDEVSRLFEQFLAADPRQKRWMTLPAGNGNLARSHGVVAFSDDGPGETNLFLRVLPDDKTASHVEFWMPYTDARAPRDFVAITVTPPFGTESATVNAREGQKQTLRDSKGRVVATLLYTYEPDPTARGVITLAIEPTASLSEDRALAPSGRWKITTKRRELSPDQRIEVWIRRDQTLPGYRPGGRQSYFDNEDYQRFGPYGRPLPVDPPGDSCPVKRSGTLSGFADGSSPMVIAAYTHQSHQLSDYSAAGPLTETPMSPTPFREGPDAAAEGDQSIVTWGVLSAGSRCGSYVRLNGTSVAAPRVARLASEHIGTCEHTAREWLAHAVQEAPFELANNPARTRTGQGGISIPVNWKVAPGPT, from the coding sequence ATGGCTTATGAATGGAAACCAGAGACGGTAGTCGGTGATGCCCCCATTGACGCTGTAACATTCACGCGCCTTGCCTTTGGGGCGCCGTGGGTACCCGATGGCGCATGGTGGTCTGCCATGATCGAGCTGAACGAGACCAGCATCGACGAGTTCGAGCATGCGGTCCAGCAGCACTTCGCGCAGGATTTGTTGGTCCCTGCGGCATATGATGTGAACGATCGATCCGCGCGACCCGGCCGTCAGTATGTGGCAATATTTGCGCGTCGAGCGCTCTTGGAGGATCTGAACCGCCACGGAAACGGTTATGGCGTTGTCAACGTTCACTTGGGTATGGTGACGTCTGCCGACTGGTTGAACTTTGACGCGCAACCCAACGTCGTTTCTTCGATCGAAGTTGCACCGGATACCATTGTCACTGGAATGATCGATGATGGATTGGGCATCGCCCATGAGCTGTTTCGCAAGTCCGATGGGTCGACGCGAGTGGATTATTGCGCCGTCCTGCCAACGCCACCTGACGTGACAGACGCCCATACCTCGCAAGGCAGGGCATTGGATGCCTGTCTGATCGACAGGTTGTTGCAGGATTTGACATGGTCGGATCTGCTGGACGAGGAGTTGTTCTACACGCAAACCGGGCAAATCGACCTTGGCGCTGCCATGTTTTCACCGGTTTCCCTGCAGCGGTCGCATGGAACCCATGTGATGGGCTTGAGCACCGGATACGCGCCGGTTGCAAACGTCACCTCGCGGCCGATTATCTGCGCTGTGCTGCCGCCACGCGTTGTCGAAGATACCTCGGGTATCAGCCTGCTGCCGTCCCTGTGCCTTGCGCTTCAGATGTTGAGCAAACGCGCCTCGCGCTTTCAAACAGACGGGCATCCTGTGCCTTTTGTCCTCAATTTTTCTTACGGGAACTTTTCCGGGCCTCACGACGGGACAGACGAGGTATCGCGGCTGTTCGAGCAATTTTTGGCTGCCGATCCTCGACAAAAGCGTTGGATGACCTTGCCTGCTGGCAATGGAAACCTGGCCCGATCTCATGGGGTTGTAGCATTTAGCGACGATGGCCCCGGCGAAACGAATTTGTTTTTGCGTGTGTTGCCTGACGACAAGACGGCAAGCCATGTCGAGTTCTGGATGCCATACACAGATGCCAGGGCGCCTCGGGACTTTGTCGCAATCACCGTGACGCCCCCTTTCGGGACCGAGAGCGCCACTGTGAATGCTCGGGAGGGGCAAAAGCAAACCCTGCGCGATAGCAAGGGCCGTGTGGTTGCAACTCTGCTTTATACCTATGAACCGGATCCTACTGCCCGTGGAGTGATTACACTGGCGATCGAACCAACGGCCAGCTTGTCCGAAGATCGCGCGCTTGCGCCGTCAGGCCGTTGGAAAATCACGACCAAACGCAGGGAGTTATCACCCGATCAACGCATCGAGGTTTGGATACGACGGGACCAAACCTTGCCAGGATATCGACCCGGGGGACGGCAGTCGTATTTTGACAACGAGGACTACCAGCGCTTCGGCCCCTATGGCAGGCCGTTGCCGGTCGACCCGCCCGGTGACAGTTGCCCAGTGAAACGATCCGGAACGTTGAGCGGGTTTGCCGATGGCAGTTCCCCCATGGTCATTGCGGCCTACACGCACCAATCGCATCAGCTCTCGGATTACTCTGCGGCAGGCCCCCTTACAGAAACGCCCATGTCACCTACGCCGTTTCGTGAAGGTCCGGATGCCGCAGCTGAAGGGGACCAGTCGATTGTCACTTGGGGCGTTCTCAGCGCCGGTTCTCGATGCGGATCTTACGTTCGTCTCAACGGGACGAGTGTCGCGGCACCCCGCGTTGCGCGACTAGCATCCGAGCATATTGGTACGTGCGAACACACTGCCCGCGAATGGCTCGCGCATGCGGTTCAAGAGGCGCCATTCGAGTTAGCCAACAATCCCGCACGTACACGGACGGGGCAGGGTGGTATATCAATCCCGGTCAACTGGAAGGTGGCGCCTGGGCCGACATGA
- a CDS encoding alpha/beta hydrolase, whose protein sequence is MDYVFSVRSTSKGEFGNEPGASRFLEVPDAATDLNPSQKISKTAWINKILELAKSGTHDGLSDGEIVMYVHGFNHDTSTVLRRLRAVKAGLKENGFDGVVIAFDWPSADSPLNYLEDRQDAKQTAFRLVSEGIRSFAALQTPDCRINTHVVAHSMGCYVVREAFDDADDRPAIAAQSWSVSQIVFWGADVSAKSMEEGRSKTSSLYRHCARLTNYFNPFDNVLTVSNAKRIGVSRRAGRVGVRAPEPNKLVDLNCGNYWDRHGSAIPEPDNSPHNWYFSDAQVMRDLAYTLKGDIDRDKIPTRVPGDRGNLVLKVD, encoded by the coding sequence ATGGATTATGTCTTTTCCGTTCGTAGCACCTCGAAAGGTGAGTTTGGAAATGAACCCGGAGCATCGCGTTTTCTGGAAGTTCCTGATGCTGCGACTGACTTGAATCCGTCTCAAAAAATTTCCAAGACGGCATGGATCAACAAAATCCTGGAACTTGCCAAATCCGGAACCCACGACGGCCTTTCCGACGGCGAGATCGTCATGTACGTCCACGGCTTCAACCACGACACCTCGACTGTGTTGCGGCGATTGCGGGCTGTGAAGGCCGGGCTCAAAGAAAACGGGTTTGATGGCGTCGTCATCGCGTTCGACTGGCCAAGCGCCGACTCGCCGCTCAATTACCTCGAAGACCGCCAAGACGCCAAACAGACAGCATTTCGTTTGGTCAGCGAAGGGATACGTTCGTTTGCCGCGCTACAGACCCCTGATTGTCGGATCAACACGCATGTCGTGGCGCATTCGATGGGCTGCTACGTGGTGCGCGAGGCCTTCGATGACGCCGATGATCGCCCAGCGATTGCGGCCCAATCATGGTCTGTTTCTCAGATTGTGTTTTGGGGGGCGGACGTATCGGCCAAGTCGATGGAAGAAGGGCGATCCAAAACCTCTTCGCTGTACCGTCACTGTGCCCGGCTGACCAACTACTTTAACCCGTTCGACAACGTACTGACGGTTTCGAACGCAAAGCGTATTGGTGTATCCCGACGGGCTGGCCGGGTCGGGGTAAGGGCGCCCGAGCCGAACAAGCTTGTCGACTTGAATTGCGGGAACTACTGGGACCGGCATGGCTCAGCAATCCCAGAGCCTGATAACAGCCCGCACAATTGGTACTTCTCGGACGCTCAGGTGATGCGGGATTTGGCCTACACCTTAAAAGGTGACATCGACCGAGACAAAATCCCCACGCGGGTTCCGGGTGATCGAGGGAACCTGGTTTTGAAAGTCGACTAA